A genomic segment from Cricetulus griseus strain 17A/GY chromosome 8, alternate assembly CriGri-PICRH-1.0, whole genome shotgun sequence encodes:
- the LOC100759744 gene encoding 60S ribosomal protein L36a-like, translated as MVNVPKTPWTFCKTRGKHQPHKVTQYKKGKDSLYVQGKWYYDRKQSGCGGQTKPIFQKKKKKAKSTKKIVLRLECVEPNCRSKRMLAIKRGKHSELGSDKKRKGQVIQF; from the coding sequence ATGGTGAATGTTCCTAAGACCCCCTGGACGTTCTGCAAGACACGTGGCAAGCACCAGCCCCATAAAGTGACACAGTACAAGAAGGGCAAGGACTCTTTGTATGTCCAGGGAAAGTGGTATTATGACAGGAAACAGAGTGGGTGTGGTGGGCAGACTAAGcctattttccaaaaaaaaaaaaaaaaggctaaaagtACAAAGAAGATTGTGCTGAGGCTTGAGTGTGTTGAGCCCAACTGCAGATCTAAGAGGATGCTGGCTATTAAGAGAGGCAAGCATTCTGAACTGGGAAGCGATAAGAAGAGAAAGGGTCAAGTGATCCAGTTCTAA